CGCCTGTCGGCCCGCGGCTGGACCTCCGACGGCGGCGACCTGTGGGAGGTCCTCGACCGCCTGGACCGCGACGGCGCGTCCCGCTACGTCGTGACGGACGTGAGCAAGGACGGCACCCTGCGCGGCCCGAACCTCGAGCTGCTGCGCGACGTCGTCGCCCGCACCGACGCACCGGTGATCGCCTCCGGCGGCGTGTCCAGTGTGGACGACCTGGTCGCGCTGGCCGGGCTGGCTTCGGACGGGGTCGAGGGCTCGATCGTCGGGAAGGCTCTGTACGCGGGGGCCTTCACGCTGCCCGAGGCGCTGGCCGCGGTCGCGAAGGTCTAGCCGGGCGGGTCACGGTTCGTGCGGCGGGGCACTCGGAGCTGCGGCTGCGCGGGCCTGGTCGACGACGCGGCCCGTGCGGCGCCGGCATTACCTCCGGCGTAATCGACGGTGGTCGCGAGAAGCGTCAGGATTCCTTTCACGCCAACGAAAGGGACGCCATGACCGCCTACGGACTCGCCCACCTGCGCCCGCCCGCCGTGCTGCCTGAGGACGTCTTCGAGTACTTGGAACGCATCCAGGCGACGCTCGATCCGTACGGCGGGAAGTTCGTCGTGCACGGTTCGCCGGTGCACGTCGTGGAAGGCGAATGGCCCGGTGCGCTCGTCGTCATCGAGTTCCCGGGCCTCGACGCCGCGCGCGAGTGGTACGACTCACCCGCCTACCGCGAGATCCTGCGCCTGCGCGCCGACCACATCCCCGGTGACCTGGTGCTCGTCGAAGGCTGCGGCCCGGACCACGACTCGGCCGCCATGGCCGCGGCGATGCGCGCGGCGAGCGTGCCCCGATAAGGGGCTGACAGCGGCGGCCGGGGGCCGTAGGTTGCCGCGGGTGGAGGAGATCGTCACCCAGCTCGAAATGACCGCCGCCGACCAGCTCAACCCGGCGCCGGCCGTCGACGGCGTCGCGCTCCAACCCACCGGACCGGGGCCGGTGATCCGCGATCTGCACGTCCGGATCGGGACGCCGTACCGGTGGCCGAGTGCGTCCAGGACCGACGAGGACTGGGAAAGCTGGCTGGCCGAACCGAACCGGCGGTACCGGCTCATCGAATACCGCGGCGACGTCGCGGGCGCCGCCGACGTCGAGTCGCAGCCCGGCGGCGACGTCGAGATCACCACCTTCGGCCTGCTGCCGGAGTTCGTCGGCAAGGGGCTCGGCGGCTACGCGCTCACCCTCGTCGTGGCCGACGCGTGGGCACTCCCCGGCACGAAAAGGGTCTGGCTGCACACCTCGACGCTCGATCACCCGAACGCCCTGCCGAACTACCTGCGCCGCGGCTTCCGCGGGTTCAGTCGTCCAGCTTGACGGCGATCCCGACCGTCCGGTCGGCCGGGCCGCGCAGCTTCGAGAAGAACATCGACAGGCGCCCGAAGACGCCGTACTTGCGCCCGATCACGCCCTGGACCCGCCGGGTGTCGTCGAGGTCCAGCAGCCGGGCCTGCCCGCTGACCTTCGCGCCGTGGGTCTTGCGGCCGCGGAGGTCGCAGGCCTGCACCTCCACCCGGCCGCTGTTGCGGATGCGCTTGACCTTGCCGACGTCGCGCACGGAGTTGAAGACGAGCTCGCCGCCGTCGCCCGCCACCCAGATCGGGGTCGGCACCGCGCGCCCGTCGCGGCGGAACGTGGTCAGGACGACGTAGCGCTCGGCCGCGAGCCGGTCCGTTTCGGATGCCATGGCACCACGGTAGTCACGGCGTCCGGCGCCGCAAGGTCGCCGCGCCGAACACCAGCGCCAGCAGCGCGCAGCAGGCCACCACCACGAGGTTGCGCAGGATCACCGCGTCGATCGTGCTGGACGCCGTGACGCGGGTCAGCGCTTCGACCGCGTACGACAGCGGCATGACGTCCGACAGCCACCGCAGCAGCCAGCCCATGTCGGCACGGGGCACGAACAGCCCGCACAGCAGGATCTGCGGCAGCACGAACACCGGCATGAACTGGATGGCCTGGAACTCGGTGCGCGCGAACGCGCTGACGAACAGCCCGAGCGCCATGCCCAGCAGCGCGTCGAGGACGGCGATCACCAGCAGCATCACGACCGAACCGGCGAGGTCGAGACCGAGCCACCCCAGCGAGACGCCCGCCGCGAGCGCCACCTGGACGACGGCGATCGAGCCGAACGCCAGCGCGTAGCCGAAGAGCAGGTCGAGCCGGCCGATGGGGAGCGTCATCAGGCGTTCGAGGGTGGCGGTGGTCCGCTCCCGCAGCGTCGTGATCGACGCGATGAGGAACATGATCAGGAACGGGAACACCCCGAGCAGCGCGGGCGCGATGCGGCTGAACACCAGCGTCGAGTTGAAGACGTAGCGCAGCAGCACCATCAGGAGCGTGGGCACCACGATCAGCATCACGACGGTGCGCGGGTCGTGCCGCAGCTGCGTGAGGATGCGCCGGGTGGTGGCGAGCGTCAGCGCCGGGTTCACGACGCGGCCCGCACGAGGTGCAGGAAGGCGCCTTCGAGGTCGGCGGCGCCGGTGCGTTCGCGCAGGGCGAGCGGTGCGTCGTCGGCCAGCAGGACGCCTTCGCGCATCAGCAGGAGCCGGTCGCAGCGCGCCGCCTCGTCCATGACGTGGCTGGACACGAGCAGCGTGGCGCCGCCGTCGGCGAGCCGGCGGAAGAGCGCCCAGAGCTCGTCGCGCAGCACGGGGTCGAGCCCGACGGTGGGCTCGTCGAGCACGAGCAGTTCCGGCTCGCCGAGCAGCGCGACGGCGAGGTTCGCGCGGTTGTGCTGCCCGCCCGACAGTGACCCGACGAGCTTGCCGGCGTGGTCCGTCAGGCCGACTTCGTCGATCACCCGGTCCACATCGGACGCCGGCGCTCGCAGCACCGCGGCGAAGTACCGCAACGCTTCGCGCACGGTCAGGTCGGCGTAGATCGCCGGATTCTGGGTGGCGTACCCGATCCGGCGCCGCAGCGGCGGGCTGCCGGCGGGCAGGCCCAGCACGGTGACGGTGCCGCCTTCGACGATCTGCACGCCGACGATCGCCCGCATCAGCGTGGTCTTGCCGCAGCCGCTCGGGCCGAGCAGCCCGGTGACGGCACCGCGCGGCACCGCGAAGCTCACGTCCCGCACCACCATCCGGCCTCCGCGCCGGACCCGCAGGCCGGTGACCTCGAGCGCAGAATTAGTCATGTGTTTAATTCTGCGCTCGGTGAGTTCCCGGAGTCAAGAGCCCGCCGGGCGGCGTGAAAAACGCCTAGTCCGTTCGCCGGGAGAACCCCACACGACCGGCGGAAGCGTTTCAACACCTGCGTCTGAAACGCTTTATGGACTGGGGGGTTTCCTGATCTGGAGGGCATGTCGATGGCCGTCACACAGCAG
The window above is part of the Amycolatopsis camponoti genome. Proteins encoded here:
- a CDS encoding ABC transporter permease — protein: MNPALTLATTRRILTQLRHDPRTVVMLIVVPTLLMVLLRYVFNSTLVFSRIAPALLGVFPFLIMFLIASITTLRERTTATLERLMTLPIGRLDLLFGYALAFGSIAVVQVALAAGVSLGWLGLDLAGSVVMLLVIAVLDALLGMALGLFVSAFARTEFQAIQFMPVFVLPQILLCGLFVPRADMGWLLRWLSDVMPLSYAVEALTRVTASSTIDAVILRNLVVVACCALLALVFGAATLRRRTP
- a CDS encoding DUF1330 domain-containing protein is translated as MTAYGLAHLRPPAVLPEDVFEYLERIQATLDPYGGKFVVHGSPVHVVEGEWPGALVVIEFPGLDAAREWYDSPAYREILRLRADHIPGDLVLVEGCGPDHDSAAMAAAMRAASVPR
- a CDS encoding GNAT family N-acetyltransferase, which produces MEEIVTQLEMTAADQLNPAPAVDGVALQPTGPGPVIRDLHVRIGTPYRWPSASRTDEDWESWLAEPNRRYRLIEYRGDVAGAADVESQPGGDVEITTFGLLPEFVGKGLGGYALTLVVADAWALPGTKRVWLHTSTLDHPNALPNYLRRGFRGFSRPA
- a CDS encoding ABC transporter ATP-binding protein, producing MTNSALEVTGLRVRRGGRMVVRDVSFAVPRGAVTGLLGPSGCGKTTLMRAIVGVQIVEGGTVTVLGLPAGSPPLRRRIGYATQNPAIYADLTVREALRYFAAVLRAPASDVDRVIDEVGLTDHAGKLVGSLSGGQHNRANLAVALLGEPELLVLDEPTVGLDPVLRDELWALFRRLADGGATLLVSSHVMDEAARCDRLLLMREGVLLADDAPLALRERTGAADLEGAFLHLVRAAS
- a CDS encoding PPOX class F420-dependent oxidoreductase, with translation MASETDRLAAERYVVLTTFRRDGRAVPTPIWVAGDGGELVFNSVRDVGKVKRIRNSGRVEVQACDLRGRKTHGAKVSGQARLLDLDDTRRVQGVIGRKYGVFGRLSMFFSKLRGPADRTVGIAVKLDD